In one Cervus canadensis isolate Bull #8, Minnesota chromosome 22, ASM1932006v1, whole genome shotgun sequence genomic region, the following are encoded:
- the LOC122424935 gene encoding olfactory receptor 4A15-like yields MEQKNNVTEFILLGLTQSVQGQKILFVLFLLIYIVTVVANLLIIVTVMVSPTLDAPMYFFLGYLSFIDAVYSTTVTPDMIKDLLSKKKTISFQACMTQLFIWHFFGGADICLLAVMAYDRYVAICKPLHYLTIMNQRVCVLLLLLAWVGGFLHGIFHPLFVYNLPFCGPNVIDHFICDVYPLLKLACTDTHIIALTVLANDGAISVIIFTLLLISYGIILHSLKNVSQEGRRKALSTCGSHITVVLLFFAPCIFLYVRPPSTLPIDKSLTVFYTIITPMLNPLIYTLRNSEMKNAIKKLWTKERK; encoded by the coding sequence ATGGAACAAAAGAACAATGTAACTGAGTTCATCCTCTTGGGGCTCACTCAGAGCGTTCAGGgtcagaaaatattatttgtcttGTTCTTGCTCATCTACATTGTGACCGTAGTGGCCAACCTACTCATTATTGTGACTGTGATGGTCAGCCCAACCCTGGATGCCCCTATGTACTTCTTTCTTGGCTACCTATCATTTATAGATGCTGTTTATTCTACTACAGTCACCCCAGATATGATTAAGGACTTACTgtctaaaaagaaaactatttcctTCCAAGCTTGCATGACCCAGCTTTTTATATGGCACTTTTTTGGTGGTGCCGATATATGCCTTCTGGCGGTCATGGCCTATGATCGttacgtggccatctgcaagcccttGCATTATTTGACAATCATGAATCAGCGAGTGTGTGTTCTGCTGCTTCTGTTGGCCTGGGTTGGTGGCTTTTTACACGGTATATTTCATCCTCTCTTTGTTTACAACCTTCCCTTCTGTGGCCCCAATGTCATTGACCATTTCATCTGCGACGTGTACCCGCTGTTAAAACTTGCCTGCACTGACACTCACATCATTGCCCTCACAGTGTTGGCCAATGATGGCGCAATATCTGTGATCATCTTCACACTCTTACTCATCTCCTATGGGATCATTCTGCACTCTCTGAAGAACGTTAGTCAGGAAGGGAGACGCAAAGCATTATCCACCTGTGGCTCCCACATCACTGTGGTGCTCCTCTTCTTTGCgccctgtatttttctttatgtgaGACCTCCTTCCACCTTACCCATTGATAAATCCTTGACTGTGTTTTACACTATTATCACCCCTATGTTGAACCCTCTAATTTATACTCTGAGAAATAGTGAGATGAAAAATGCAATCAAAAAGCTCtggaccaaagaaagaaaatga